Below is a genomic region from Hevea brasiliensis isolate MT/VB/25A 57/8 chromosome 3, ASM3005281v1, whole genome shotgun sequence.
taaaggatagaaagaaaaaaaagaggtagacctaaattgacttagaggagagtagtacaacatgacctagaagcattacacatttctgaggatttaacccaaaatcgtttagagtggagaaaacgaattcatatagccgaccctaaatttttgggataaaggcttagttgagttgagttgagtattcttttataataattaaaattaaaaagtaaaaatataaaagtataaaaaaaataattttaaatcctAGAATACATTTGCACATGCCATTAACAAGCATTGAGGAACAGTAGCGTAGAATTAAAAAGTAATTCTTTCACTTTAGTTAATTTGTAATGCAAGATTATCAGTATATTGATGGAGTTAATATTGCACATAGTGGTAAGACTTGTGTCACAGTTTTTAGATAAGGAGAACAGTCTGCAAATCACAAAAGGGAGATGGTAGAGAAATGAAAGATTGAAGTTGTAGATTTCAatgttttcttcctccttttggcAATTAAAAATGGCAAGAAATAGCATATGCTATAGAATTCATTTGTGGGTTTTTGCAGAAGACGAAACAGAAAAAGAAATTTTTGTGTAAATAATTAGCAAAAAGGGAGGACAAAAACAAacaaaattttgttttttttttttactaattcgATCTCgcctgatttaattttttttttaatttattttttattctttaattttctcCTCCTGTTAATTAAGAACCACAACAACTTAATTTTACTTCAATTTTCAAACATTAGATTATAAAAGGTGATTCACAATATTAGTAAACTGCAATAATagcaatttttaataaaaaattatgaataatcTTCCAAAAAATTCACCATACAGCACTCATGAAATAGGCTACCAAAATGGAATGCTAATAATGAATGCCCTTCCAAATCCAAAAAAAGATTCGTGCGCTTTGTTCTATTGTTTGTTCAATACTTGTAGGCTTCCTTGCAACCCTTATTTCTTTTGCAAAAGCCATATTCGTTGagagaataaataaatgaaataaacaaCAAAATTATTGGAAAAAAGAATATGagagttttattaaaatattaaaacagcGATTACAAGACTGGTCAAGGTTAAACCAATGTATATCCATATTTTCCTACTATACATTTAGGCTCAAAAGAAACTAGAAAAAAAGGAACGGTTGCCATTAAAACTCAACATCTGAGCTTTAAACCCACAGCGTCATCTCCGGTCACCCATTCACTGCATATTAAAAGTGTATTGATTCATCAGACCATTGAATGATGTTCCAAAGGAGCTCAATCCATAGATCATCGCACCAGCAGCATAATAAGGTGCCATATATCCTTCCAACCCCACCTGCGCACCAACCCAGTATGGATTATGTGCATAAGAACCAATAGGCATCATATAGCTCTCAGTCTCAACACCTTGACAACTtcttcctctctttttctttcctttcgcaCCACAAACCACCTTTTGCTTGACTTCACCCTTGACCACTTctctctcttcctttttcttctctacCTCACTGGAAATCTCCTTTTGCTGCACTTTTTCCTCAACCCCCATGACACCTCCTTGTGATGCTGTATCTTTCATTCTCATTGGCCCAATAGTAACGTCAGACACATCAGTTGCTCCTGTAGTTCTAGCTTTCTTAGTCATCTGCTGTGGAGCGTCAATAAGTTTTCTTTTATTTGCCCCATCTTCTACATCAGCAGGTGATGGCTTCTGCTCTTCCTGAAATGATTCTGCAGATGGTTTTGTTGTAGAGATCTGAGGTTCTGAACAGAGAGCCAATTCCATATCCTTATCTTGGAAAGAGTTTCCTTTGGCATTTTCACCACTGCTGCTGTAACAAGGACCAGATTTCAAAATGCAATTAATTGTGTCCCTAAGCGTCATGTTTGGAATCAGATAATCAGTAAGGATATTTGTTGCCCCACAAACACATTTCAACTTAGAGGTGATTAGATGAACCCTGATACACTTATCACAAAAGCTCTTGAAACAACATTTGCTAGTCAAGACAGCATCCTTGATTACTTGTTTGCACAAGGGGCAGAGAAGTTCTGGTGGAAGATCACCAACAGACCAGGATCTCTTTGAAGGCAAGCAGCCAAAAATTTCCTTCTCAAAAGCATGATAATTTGGCTGTAAAACAGCAGTTGCACCACTTGACAACACATAAGAGCCACCTCGGTTTGGCATCAGCATCGACTTGGGAATTCCAGTAGGAGGCCTCAATCTTTTGCAATCATAATTTGGATCTCCATTTGTTGGGCAGTCCTGAATAAAATGTCCTCGCACCTTACATCTGTGACATACATAACCCTCTGGTGGTAATTTCTTCACCAATCCACCAAAACCCCTACCATTTTTCACACCATTAGAACCTTCCAACCGCCAGTCCAAGGCTGGAGTATTTACTAAAGCCTTAATCTTGCTGTCCTCATCAGATTCTGCATCTACAGTTGACTTGCTATGCTGAACTGGCTTCATTCTAGGAATCACAAACACATCATCCCCAAACCCATCgtcacatcgaaatccattatccCCATTGGGTTTTGTTGTGGAAAAACTATTGACAGTACTTGAACAAACAGTACTAACATCAGTATTTGCAGGGTTGCTTCTGCATGAAGCAGTAACAGCAGTTTCAGTGCTAATCTTGGAAGAATTAGAACCAGTACAATAAGAGGAACTAAGTGGCCGTTGCTTTTCACTAACAACAATAGTTGTATTGTCGATGGGGTTGCGACGTCGCGATCCAGGAACACGACGAATCAGAACCCTAGTATTGTTAGGGATCAGCATATCATCAGCGTAACAATCATTCGTCTGGGCATTAACGACCACAAGGTCCAAATCAGTACCCAAACACAAGCTATTGGATTTAGATTTATACTTTAATTCAACAATTTTCTGTTTCAGAGCATCAACAGAAATAACAGAGCTATCCACCGAGAAGGAATCATACTCCTTTGCActgaaaaatttaaaatgaatcggCATTGAATTGAATACGAAGGGAAGAATgttataaaatttgttttgaatgaaattgatattTGATTCGCATACAAGAGGATCGATATATACGCGTATTTACGCATAATGTTATCAAAGTCCCAGTGCAAGGCATATTTACGCGTTtccttataattaatttaataattgatatttaattatttatattattttatccttataattttaattatctatacTATTGAGTTCCTCATATTATCTATACTATTGAGTTCTTCATGCTAAGATTAAGGGTCTATTTGGATGAGTGTGAGGGAGGATTAAATAAAGATAAGAAGGGGTACGTAattattttatctctatttagaaAGAGGTGAGTTAACGAAGGGCGAGAGTAAGCAAGATTAAGCCTTACCTTCCCTTACCactcaaatctcaatttttttaCACCCCAAATTGGGGTGTAAGGAGGAGTAAGGAGGGAGAGAGGATAGTTATGAATATTTCTATTTCTATATGGGTAAGCCTTATCTTCTCTTACCactcaaatttcaatttttttacacCCTGAATTAGGGTGTAAGGAGGGGTAAGGAGGGTGAGAGGATAATTatgaatatttataattttatacccaTTAAATTTATCCCTCCTTCACTCttttcaaatataaaaaatatgcATTATTTTTTATTACCTTTCTATTAATTCACTCCTTCATaaagatgagatttttttttattgtaactcTCCTCATCTTTCCCCTTCTTTACCCTTTCTTACCCTTCTATTGGTTACCCTTTCCTCACCTAATTTAAACAGACCCTAAAAggcttattgaaaaaaaaaaaagccaaatttTATTGTATTCTAACAATTTTATTCAATCTTTTTAACATTGATAGAATCAGTCAAAATtctaaaagttttaaaattttatctaataTTTATCAATCGCATTTTTAACTTTTTCGACTTATTTATAGTTATTATTGAAAATCTGACATTATCACAATCATAAACTCtttcataattttattttgataacgATTGAGTATCAAATAGTAAAGAAATTTGGTGATAGCGAAGAAAAAAATGTGCAACTAAAATCATTCAATTTAATCTATTAACTACGAATTTTGATGCACAATAGATGTCAAAATAAAGTTGAAAGTAGTTAATTGTATTGGTAAGGTTGGACCAATAAAAAAATGAAGTGTaagaagatatatataaaaaaatggataaaattgcaacaatttttaaaatttttggaaatttacataaaattttataattttaaaattttgacctATTTTGTTAAAACTGAAAAAATTGGATAAAATTGTCGTTAAGGATTAGCTTTCTTTTAGCTAATAAGCTAAGGTAgaataagttaattttttttttaaatggaaaTCAAACAGAGGTAACCCAAATAATAATCAAAATCACAtcaattaaatgaaaaataaaattttaaaaaataaatcaatttgatttttgattgaattCGATTTCTATTTTTTGGACTTTTTCATCAATGGGTGGTAATTTTATCGGGTATATACAAGTATCTAATCtaaccaaattttaataaaataaatttagataGTATATAATCAGATGTAAAATAATTCAGGTTTGAAAAAGGgtttgatttatatatatatagaatttaTTATCTGATTCTATTTATACAagcaattaattaaatataatatatatatattataataatatttataaaattaaatagagaatttaaatattttataaaattattaaatttttaaaatataaaatattaattaaaatttttttatataaattattaattaaaatattatttctcaaacaataataatttagtttaagaTTACAGCTCAATTCTACTCCTGTACTTAATGGATAGTTTAATTTAGTGTATTTTTAATTGTTTGACTAATTTAGTATAGAAGTTGTAATTTAGACTCAATTTAgctcaaaaattaagaaaataaagaaattaaacttttaaatttttgagattaaatcaagaaattaaaaaattaagtctcaaaattaaaaaattaaactttttaattttttatttaaatcaaaaaattaagaaatttagcttataaattttaaattttgagttgagttgATATTAAATTGAAACTTTTTGATTAAATTAGACAAAAAATTGGAAATGAGTTAAATTGAACTTTTTTAATAAGTGCAGGGACTAAATTGAGCATTTgccatttttaatattttttattttttaatattaaaacgttattttattttttctataattaattaaattaaataataaaaataatattatttaatataagtaattaaaatgaaagtatgaaaaaaatattatttttatattttcattaattaattaaaaataaattaattaaattgaaaaatggtaaacaatatttttattttcatataattaattaaaattaaaaattatgattgtaattaattttaattatttaaaataaaaaatattattttatattttcattttcttaattaaaattaaaaaattataattaattaaaatttaaaatgtaaaatattatttttttccatattattaattaatattaaaaactaaatataaaaaattaactaattataattatttaattaacattctaaaagattaattaagtaattaacattaaaatgttaaaaaagaaaaagaaaataactcATAGTGAATTACACATTatatcaatttaaattaaaataaaaagattaaattaaataaaagtgaaaaataaattaaattagatattttgaaaaaatataaaaagtaaaTTTAGCTTATTTCTATTTAGTTTTAGATTGTGAatggtaaattaaaaaaaaaaaaggtcaattataaaaatattaataggaTGTGCGTTGGGATAGTACCATTTTCTCTGCACAACTCAGATTCCTGTCTCTAGTCTTCTACTTCGACGAAGCCTCCAACATCCCCAGCGACAAGAGGACGCTATTTTAAATTGGGGAAGTTCATTTCCTTGGGCAAGTTCATTGACCTGGTAGTGAACACGGAGAAGACGATTTTCTTTGCTGCTGAAATTTTGCAATGGCTTTTCTGTTTAACAAATTTCAAGAGGTATGAACAGAAATCTCTCTCTTGTGGCGTAGTTTATCTATTCCGTTCTGTTTGGTTCAATTTCATAGTAACTAAATGCATAAGAACATAATCGATTGTTTAGGTTTATGTTTTTGGGCAAATGAGTGGATTTTGGTTCAATTGCACAGTAACTAGGATAGTCTCGAGCTTGTATGAACTCtagttctcatcaattaaattgaaaagaattttAAGTTGTTGATCAATCACTTGTCTAAGGATTCCACAAATT
It encodes:
- the LOC131178494 gene encoding E3 ubiquitin ligase PARAQUAT TOLERANCE 3-like; this translates as MPIHFKFFSAKEYDSFSVDSSVISVDALKQKIVELKYKSKSNSLCLGTDLDLVVVNAQTNDCYADDMLIPNNTRVLIRRVPGSRRRNPIDNTTIVVSEKQRPLSSSYCTGSNSSKISTETAVTASCRSNPANTDVSTVCSSTVNSFSTTKPNGDNGFRCDDGFGDDVFVIPRMKPVQHSKSTVDAESDEDSKIKALVNTPALDWRLEGSNGVKNGRGFGGLVKKLPPEGYVCHRCKVRGHFIQDCPTNGDPNYDCKRLRPPTGIPKSMLMPNRGGSYVLSSGATAVLQPNYHAFEKEIFGCLPSKRSWSVGDLPPELLCPLCKQVIKDAVLTSKCCFKSFCDKCIRVHLITSKLKCVCGATNILTDYLIPNMTLRDTINCILKSGPCYSSSGENAKGNSFQDKDMELALCSEPQISTTKPSAESFQEEQKPSPADVEDGANKRKLIDAPQQMTKKARTTGATDVSDVTIGPMRMKDTASQGGVMGVEEKVQQKEISSEVEKKKEEREVVKGEVKQKVVCGAKGKKKRGRSCQGVETESYMMPIGSYAHNPYWVGAQVGLEGYMAPYYAAGAMIYGLSSFGTSFNGLMNQYTFNMQ